The DNA sequence GAGCCAGCGGTGCGAGCAGTGCCAGTGTGACCAGCAAGGGCCAGCGCATCAATCCGTTGAGCGCGAAGCTGGCAGTGAACAAGAGAACCGGTATCGCACCGGTCAGGCACGTGCGGCCCGTCTTGATCACCATTGCCAGGGTGAGTGCCACGGCGGCTGCCGAGGCGCCATGCAGCACGCCTTTGACGGCGGGCACTTCCTTGAAGCGAAAGTAGAAGTAGGACACCGTCAACACGAGGACCAGCGGTATCAGGCATAGGCCTGCCACCGCCGCGGCGGCACCCGGTGCACCACGCATCTTGGTGCCGACAAAGACGGCCATGTTGATCTGGTTGGCGCCCGGAAGAATTCGGCACATCGTCATCGCGGACAAGAACTCCTCTTCGCCCAGCCACTTCCTTTCGACGACGAGCACCTCCCGCGACCATGCCGAGAGGCCGCCCCCGAACGAGGCGAGCGCGATGTGGTTGAACGTCCAGGCC is a window from the Mycobacteroides salmoniphilum genome containing:
- a CDS encoding chromate transporter — its product is MSNRDDDPPLPRVSLFRLAWTFNHIALASFGGGLSAWSREVLVVERKWLGEEEFLSAMTMCRILPGANQINMAVFVGTKMRGAPGAAAAVAGLCLIPLVLVLTVSYFYFRFKEVPAVKGVLHGASAAAVALTLAMVIKTGRTCLTGAIPVLLFTASFALNGLMRWPLLVTLALLAPLALFWAWPRKVSA